AGGCCATGAAGGCGACGcgggagatggagaagcgGTTGCTCACGGCTGAGCGAGCATGCGGTGCTTGAACATGCTGTGTCTGGGGATACGGTGCCAGAAGATCAGTCAGAGTACCGATGAAGATACGAGAAGCAGTGTTTGTGACACCAAAGATGGACACGTGCGTTGCCGCTGACGTCCGATGGCTTAGACCTTCCATCTCAGGTGGTGTCAGTGTACCGATGATTGTGCccaggttgttgatgaaagCCTCGCCTGGTCCAACGATCAGGAGGAATGCCAGAGCAAAAGGCCACATGGTGCGGTCAGACAGAAACGAACGCGTTTCAGCGTTGAGGAcccagttcttcttccactgtGCATCGTCTTTCGACGGATCAAGCAGCGCTGAACCCTCGGTCTCATCACCCGTCGCACCGTAACTCCTCTCGGACCTGCCGAGCAAAGAGCTTCCATCGAGTAATCCGCTCTgctccagctcctcgatAGCCTCATCGataagctcatcctcatccacGACACGGAGGGTGAATGTACCCAGCATACCCATggagaaagtcaagatggcgaggaagaggaagaagcggaATACATCCAAGTCACCCTTGGACCCGTCTGGCCTCGTCTCAGTGAACAGACGAGTTCCCGCTTGACTCAGCCACATAGGACTCAATCCAAAACAGGTAATCGGCGTAGCAAGCGCCAATCCCCGATACCGACCCTTTCCAAAATTCTTGGCGCAAGATGACACAGAAGCCATGTAAAGCGCACACGTCGCGATACCAATACACACAAACGCAAACATCAGAAACGGAACGGACCAGTCTCCATTGACACGATACCCAGGATGACTCCGATACTCCAGATCCAACTTCCGATAAACACCCGCTGCGATGCCATACCCGCTGCCAAAGAGGATTCCTCCCCCCAGCGCAAGCGGCTTCAGCCCAACGCGATCGCAGATATACCCGATGAGCGAAATAGGAAGGTACAGCGCCACGGAGCCAGCGATAGCGACGGCGTTGACCTGGAACTGCGTGTAGTGCAGGCGGGACTGGAGGAGGGGCGCGTAGAGGGAGAATACGACGATGGAGCCGCAGGCGAGGGCTATGATGTTTGCTGCGATGAAGGCGATGAGGCGGAGGGCTTGTTTCTCCTTGTTTCGTCGCGCGCGGGAGGATGAGTCGGAGGACGAGGCGTAGGAGCTGTGTGTGGAGGTTTGGTCGGCGTCGATGCGCGTGTCGTCGGGGGTGGGAGACGACATAATAGTGAGGTtagaggatgttgaggagggagagtTTAGGGAGATTTCATGGTTGGAATAGATAAGGTAGATAGAGTTGGTGAATGTGAATCACGTCAACTGGGACTGGTCCATCGCGATCCCACGTCATGGGTCATGCTCCGAATTCTACCCCACTATTCTGCCGAGGTCGGACAGAGTTCCGGATCAGTCAGAGACCGTTATCAATCTTATCAATCTCAAGACTTGACCacgagctcctcaagctgcCTTGATGTTTGGCTCTTTGAAAAGTGACTCATACGTTTCACCGGGTCAGACGCAGAGCCAGAAAGCCACACAGTAAGTCAAATTTGATTCGCGGCCAGTAAACTTAGAACCCATATCTTGGTCGCACAGTTCGTGATTCGGACTACCCTAGACAGTCGCAAACAACAACCGTACAGACTGTCAAGGGGCAAGGAATAGTCGAAATATTGTTGTGTCTTGTGCCTTTGACATCGCCGATCAAAGTAAGTGAGGTTCTGTTGGTTGTGTGTTATTCTTCTGCTTATGCGTGTGCTTTAAGTTGATCGTTGTGACTTGACCAAAACAGCACCATAGAATGGACATCGCACAGTAAAAAGTCAAGGTGAAATAACAACAATTCGATACATTTCCCGTACAACACTAAATCAATGTCTATTTTAAATACGAGCAATAGTATCTAGGTCGATAATGAAAAAGGCTGATCTGCGTTGGGCTTGTTGAGGTCGAGCATATGAGGCTGCTTGGTAATGAAGAAAAATACATGCGCGACACTCAGGAACAGCTGCACAGCATTCGCCTCAAGCCTTCTGTCACTCCTCCTTGCCACATGTAACCCGAATGATACTTCCAACGTTGAGACCTTGGCACGACATGACCGAAGACGACCAACACATCCAGTGATGAGGGTATGATCATCAAATCTCGCCGGCTTTTGGCACAGATCAGATCGGCGAAATGATTTGCCGTCTACTGAATCAACCGAGAGGAGACAATATCCTTCACCATGTCGTGATCTGAGAGCAGTGGTCTTTTCTGGGGGCGGCTGTAGTTATCTTGAGACTCAGGACCACCTTCATTGCTCTCGGAGCGGTAGGCTTCTGGTAGTCGCTCCCACTGATAGCTTCGAATCCTCCCAGCGGGCTTCATGCAGAGTATTTGTGGTCGTTGTTGGAGTGAGATACATCGTCCTTGTTTCGCCGCTCGATTATTGCTTGTCACCCGGCGAGTGGGCATTGAACGCGTCGGTAAAGTAAAGGGATGTGAAGTGTCGAAGTGCCTGCGAGGAATTGGGTGCTCTTTGAGGTTTAGTTTGGGATCGTCGGTATTGGAGGTTAAACACTCGACCGGGCTTCTTCAGTCGCGGCAGGACGGTTTTGGGTCGCGTAGCATTGCGAAAAAGGTTGTTTGTTTTCGTGACCACTCTCTGCGAAGAGACATGACATACTGTGAACCCGGAAATGGAGCATTGACCTGTCATTGAGTATTCTGCGTCGATGAGGATTTTCCGGGGATAGGATACGAAGTAGATCTACCGCTCatgttgagggtgatgatggacaAGTCCTGCATGGAACTATTAGATGTTGTACAACATGAACCCGTGAGACGCTTACCTTTGTAACAGCGCGTTCAAGCTCCACAAATTGATCCAAGAACCACGACATCGGTTTCAGTGTTCAGGCCAAGCCCAATTTCCTTTGTTGACTCGCGGCACTTCATTGGAGGTTCGTGTCGCCTTTGTTCGAACAACAATGAAGAAGGGGTAGTCGCCGGGAGAGGTGGCTCGAAGGTGGCCGACGGTGTGTGATAGCGTCTCGCATGCTTCcagcaagaaggagatttgGCTCCATGCTACTCCCCTGTTCGTGGATGTAGAAGGCCCTAAAACGGCGAAGCGAAGTGAACCATATCGGGCGCTGCGGACACTACATGTTAGAACCTTCGCAATGTTTCGGAGCGGGCTGCAACATACCGATGACAAAGAATACACCGGAAGTGTCACTGACAGGGAATGGGAACGAAATGAAGTGATGGGTGTCGCCGCACGTGAAAGAAGGAAGCGTGTAGAATGAAGTTGGCATAACACATCACAAAACCTTTTGGGGTCACAGGCGAGAGCAATGAAGAGAGAATTAAGTGAAGATGAATGTTTCTTGTTTAGCTACAGACTACTTCTCCTCCCCGACCACCGGACCACCTCTTCGCACACAGATTCAGTTGCTGTTCAACATATATCGATATGGAAATGGCCGTACGCGGCACCCGCTTGTCGAATTGGCGTTTGGAGCACCCaccatccatctcctcatctttgacgacggcaccgtcatcgtcgtccatctcctcatccttgacgGCCGTGTCCATATGCACTCTTGGAAAAGTGCGTGCAAAATGGTtttgtggtttggtggccgtgagtcgattttCTTGTCGCTAATCCATGATGTGATTGTCGTTCATCGTCAGGATCACCGACTTTGAAGGTTCACCAGGCAATGTAATTGAGAGAGCAAAGTGACTCTAGGTTGAGGGAGGAATGATTGTGCGTTTGGCTTGGGTCGCGAGCGAGCAAGCCATGTTGACGGCCACTTCCATGCCCtagcggtgttgttggccctgCCGACCTCACTGCGAAAAGCGCGACTCTGCGGTTTCGTGGCGCTCCCAGTCAGGCTCATTGATGACAGAGCACCTGATGCGTCCGACATTGCGGATCTGTCCGAGCAGTTCATGATACACCGTCGCCACCCAGTAACTTGTCGCCAGCAGACATTGTGGCATAATGTCTAAGGTGTGAGccagatgtgttatttgcagttgagacttgtggctgagagcgTATTCCGGCAGACAGAACTCAGAGGTTATGCTGGATAAATGTTAGATGCTGAAGGGGGAGGCAAAGGAACGTGGAGTGAAGTGACCCGAAGGGAAACATCACAAAGAGAAGGGCGACATACCTTAGGTAGAGAAAGCAAATGTAGGTTTGGTAGCAAGCTGGCTTCAGGTTGTATAAACGAAGGATTGTTTGTGATCGGGTTGTGAGTGAGcaagtgatgttgatgctccCCATCTCCTCGTAGGCGAGGTGGTAGCAGGCGATTCTTCCACGGTGCTCGAAGCGCGTCGTGGTATTTCGCGTATTGTAAATTCAACACGAGCGggtttgaggttgaagaagggatggGGAAGAGAGAATGTAGCCAAGGTAGCAAATTGTCCTTAAGTCGAGGAAAGAAGTGGTTGCGTCGTGAACTGAGGTTACGAGTGAGCAAGCGATGTTGACATCGGCTCACACCCCCTCATCCTTGACGACCACGTGGCTGAGCTTCAGCAATGAAACTGTCCAGGGCACCAGGGCCCTTGCAAAGGAGTGCCGCCGGCTTTTCCAGTGCAAGAAAATCTTGCAGACTTCCACTGCGTGTCCCTCTGTACAGCTTTGCAGGCTCCGGCCGCGGCAGACCCAACATCCATGGAGCGTTCGATCTTGTGCTCCGTTCCATGACGTCCATTGAGCGCTCAATCTTGTGCTCGGTGCCTTCACCATTCCTGATCAGCAGGATGTCACCGCCCCCAAGAGTGAGGGCGGGAAGATGGCTTGCACCTAGACAGAGCGACGAGCGGCGACCATGACGTCGCCGGCTCGCTCAATGCGATGCTCAGTACCTTCGCCATCACTGATTAAGCGCGCCGGGAAAGGGCCTATTGAAATCAAAGTTAGCTCATGAATATGTCACTCAGTGTTATCTACGTACCGCTGGTCACCTCAAACGAGGGAAAGTCACCTCAAGTGAGGGAGGAGTGTTGGTGCCaatcaagaagctggtaGAGACTGGTCTCATaggcatcttcttcgtcggtCCATAAACACAGGCATCCCCAATACGCTGTCACGCCGAAGCATGCAGGATGGCCCTGGACCTGCGTACCCGCTTGTGTACATATGCATCTGTTCGTGGAAatgcagatgaggatgttgaggcaCATCCATGTACGTGAAGCCACCTGGAGCAGCAACCGGAGCCATAGCCGGAGGCCGCATGTGCTAAGTTCTGCCTGCcagaataagctctcagccacaagtctcaactgcaaataacacatctgCCTGCATAACCCATGGGAGGCATAGGAGGAGGATATTGCGGGACCATGTGTGTATATGGTATCGCAGGCTGGTAtgtttgctgctgagcagaaaCGACGCCCTTGGGCTCGCTCTGTGGCACCACTCTTTCGAGACTTGCCACTCTTCTCACGGGCCTCGTCGGTCTCGCGAGTGAGCGTTCTACCGCGCATGATCTCCTCGGAAGCGTAGgtttccttgagcttggggGGTTGGGAGCGCGCCCTGGGAGGGGCCTGTTGAGGTGTCAAGTCAGCTTCCACGAACATGCCTCCCAGTGTTTTCGACTTACCGCTTTTCACCATCACCCACTCCAATGTACTAGCCCTGAAAATGGATGGCGCTCAAGCGTCTCACCAATACCTCGCGCCAACGGTCGAAATACCAAACAGACAGGTATCTTCAGGGTAAATAGACTGAGCGTCAAATTCTCGGTGTCTGTTGTCGATGGCTCCCATGTTACTGGAGCGGGACGCCATAGAGGGTGAGAGCCCCGTCTGGTTGGATGCCAAATCTCTGTAAAGTTCCTTCGACGAGTCGAGTAATTTGGGAATGTTCCGTCAGGGTGGTGATGGGTCGAGCAAACTCGTTCATAGGCATAAAACTGTCTATAGGCACCGGCAGTACCTGGTTCGTCACGACCCGAGTGGTGAGCTCAACACTGTCTTGGCTAGCTTGACGAGGGTTGTTGTAGAGGCAAGAACCGTTTTCAGGCTGGGAAATGTTGTCTTTTTGTATCAAAGACGGCGTGCTGTGGACTTCTGTCAGCAAAGTTCAACTTGAATTCATGCTCAAAACAGTAACTACCTCTTGGAGCTTAAGAGCGGACGGTTCCTCATCGGATCCgcccttcttggcctttgcgCCCAGCTTGCGAGCTGAATTGGAGAGCTGGTTAGTGTCATTGATCATTGCGACCAGTGGGGAGGATAAACTTACCAGCAGTcgccttcttgacgacagtGAAGGGGCACTGCCGTCGTTAGGCTGAGCCTTGAAAGCCTCGATCTTTTTGTTGAAAAAGGTCCACTGGCGCCCTAGTAGGGCCTGTTGGAGCCCCAAGGTTAGCTCATGCAAACATGCCTTAGTGTTTGTCACATACCCAATTCACCTCCCGAAGAGGGAGGGATGCCAGCGTCAACTTCCTTCAACAGGCTGCTCAGAGGCAAGTCTCATGCAAGTAGCGCGCCATGTCAAGGCCTGTAAGGGTGTCAAAGTTAGCTCCTATAAACATGCTTCTTAGTGATCACGACATACCGCTGTCACCTCATTACGAGGGAAGCATGTTCAATTCACCCATGAATGGGGACGGTGCCTGCCCTGAGAGAGGGCGGGAAAACGATGCGGAGCGTAAACGATAGCACAAACTGCGGCATCGGAAGAAGCCCAGGGTGTTGTCGTTCGGCTGTCGTTGGTGTTTCACCCCTAGAGCGGGGGGCAGAGATCACCCTTGGTGTGGGGGAGTAGCATACCCGTGGGGTGGGGGAGCAGGAGGGGGGAGGTAGAGAGTTGGTGAATCAGTGACAACGCGTTGAATCAAGAACACGAAGCCTGTTGTGTTTCGAAAATGCAGGGAAAAGTACAgcaggtgaagaggagaatgggatgggatgaGGGGAGGAGCGAGATCCGCTTGAGAGGCGGTCTCTGTCACCCTCAGGTGTGGGTTACACTTCAGAGGTGACACTCAACGCCACGCGAATTTGAATGGGGGGATGAGCTGTGGTAGTCTTCGAGGGCTGTCAACAGGAGTGACGCTGACTTGCTCGGATCCAAAGTAATCAGGATTCTGAAGAGTTGAGGAATACAGAAGAGAGCATTTGATGTCGGAGAGTGAGGTTCAAGACCCGCCTGAGAAGCGGTCACTGTCGCCTTTCGACGTAAGTCACACTCCATAACTGACACTCAGCTTCCACCCGTTTGAAGGGGGGCAGGAGAGCACCCAATGCTGAAGAGTCGATGACCGGATCCGCCTCAGAGACGGTCCGTATCGCCCTCCAACATGGGTCTCACCCCGCAGCTGACACTCAGCAATATCACCGAAGTCCGAAGACCGGGGAAGGCCTCATCTGTCGAATGTCAGTGTCAAGTGTCACGAAGATGGTTGAAGAGCGTCACTCACGCGTTGAGCCTCTGCTGGGTCCGGTGCGCTCTCGACGTCCCTTGAAAATCCACGAGTGGAAATGATTCTCCCGCCAGATTGTGCTGCACAAGAGGTCAGCGTTGATGCTTTTGTTCTAGAGCGTCATACTTACTTGTGAGTGATTGCCGGCCAAGGCACTAATGAACCTGAGCCAGTCACTCCGTCTTGCTCAGGAGCCACACTCACTTTGACAGTGAGCGTTAGCCGGCCAAAGCTACGATGAGCCTGAGCGAGCGGTGCCCATGATACATATGGGACTGGACGATGAAAAGTCAGCTCAACTCCGGATGCAATCCAAGAGCAGTGGGATATTCTTGGAGAAAATATACCTTTTTGATTGATAGTTAAAGCTTATGACATCTCagcgagacatatcaagccaacacagTGAAAAGGGAGTGTGCATATGGGGAGTGCAGTGCGCAGTGTAAGAAGTATTCTTTGGGGTGAAGGGGGTAAGAAGTGtttggatgaggaagaagggaaaggaaaTATTTTTGTGTGCGAGGAAAATATTGGGAGCTTTTATTGTGAGGGAGGAGGCCGTGAGGTGACAGTGCCAGAGGAGGTGGATCATGTGACCTGAGCAATGCAGAAGTCCCTAAGTCCCCAAGTTCTACAGGAGGGGAACTTGCCTTGGTAACACTCATTTCTCAACTTGTGAAAACTCGTCTGATCTCGTTTTTTTCTCTGACACTCACTAATTCTGATCCATCTACACGCACAAACGCGTCAAAAACCTGCAACCATGGATGAAAATGACAAGTCCTTGCGCGCATCCTCCCGGAAAGATGAGCTAGATGCTCTCTTCGAAACATTCTCACCATTTGATATCCTTTACCTTAGGAAGAAAATTTCTGAGACCACGATCACCCTTGCTGGATTAGAGAGGTTACCCCCAGAGATGATCTGTGAGATTCTGAAATatcttgagtttgatgacTACCGCGCGTGCCTTGCCGTCAGCAAAGGCTGGAAGGCAAAGTTCGGAGCCAAAGAGACAATGGCCCAAGCCCTTCATACTTTCTTCCCTGGCCTTATCCCCTTGAACCCCAATGATCACCCCCAAAAGCTGTTCTCTATTGAACTAGCAAAGCACCTCAAGTGGCGGTACCCTTACGACAGTCGCACCTGGACGCCTTGGGATCTCTCGACCACCAACTTTTTCTCGCGGCAGACAGCCGCGGTTCACTCACAAGGTGTTCCGTGGGCATTTCTCTACAATAAGGGAAAGCTCGTATGGCAACTGTCAACACATATCATCATTATCGACGACATCCGCAAGGCGAACCGGGAGAGATTCGCCCCTCTCGCTAGTGCCATGAGAGGGGCGCGATTTCAAGCGGCGGCAATCAGTGAGCACTTCTTGATCCTCCTGGAGCTGTTGCCAGGTTTGAGAAAGATGTAAGTGCCTTAGCATTTCTGTTGTGAGTAACCGCCGACTGACATCTCTAGCCAcgttgccaagatggatACCAGGGGTGCCTGGGCTGAGTTCATTCTTCCCGCCGGTCTCGACCACGCATATGTAGATCTGAGAAAGATGTTCTT
This genomic interval from Fusarium verticillioides 7600 chromosome 1, whole genome shotgun sequence contains the following:
- a CDS encoding transporter MCH1, which encodes MSSPTPDDTRIDADQTSTHSSYASSSDSSSRARRNKEKQALRLIAFIAANIIALACGSIVVFSLYAPLLQSRLHYTQFQVNAVAIAGSVALYLPISLIGYICDRVGLKPLALGGGILFGSGYGIAAGVYRKLDLEYRSHPGYRVNGDWSVPFLMFAFVCIGIATCALYMASVSSCAKNFGKGRYRGLALATPITCFGLSPMWLSQAGTRLFTETRPDGSKGDLDVFRFFLFLAILTFSMGMLGTFTLRVVDEDELIDEAIEELEQSGLLDGSSLLGRSERSYGATGDETEGSALLDPSKDDAQWKKNWVLNAETRSFLSDRTMWPFALAFLLIVGPGEAFINNLGTIIGTLTPPEMEGLSHRTSAATHVSIFGVTNTASRIFIGTLTDLLAPYPQTQHVQAPHARSAVSNRFSISRVAFMAFFATLLSIGLLILASGLVQNHAERFWLVSGLVGAGYGAIFSLTPLIVTIIWGVENFATNFGIIGMLPAAGSTFWGLVYSATYQNGANNSKSAPGGEERGDLFCYGEQCYAPTYWAETVTVWVAVGLLIWAWKGRGGWSQRGIVI